A window of Mycolicibacterium holsaticum DSM 44478 = JCM 12374 genomic DNA:
ACTGGCGTTGGTGCCCGACCAGCCGGCATGCGTGTTGCGGCGCGAGTCGTGCCCGCTGTGCACGATGACGTCATCGGGTGTCACACCGAGGATGTCGGCCGCTACCTGTGCGGCGGTGGTTTCGTGTCCTTGGCCCTGTGGCGCCGAGCCAAGCGACAGCACCACCTCGCCGGAAAGGTCCAATTTGATGGTCGCGACCTGGTTGTTGCCGGAGACGGGGATGTGCGGGTTCGCCAGACGCACCTGCGCGTAGTTCTGGGTGCCCGAGTCCAGGGTGGATCCGATGCCGATACCCAGCAGCTTGCCGTTGTTGCGGACGCCGCGTTGAGTTCGGAACCTGTCGTAATCTGCGAGTTCCAAGGCGATGTCGAGGGACTGCGTGTAATCACCGGAGTCGTAGATCCCCCCGCTGGGAGTTTCGTACGGAAAGTCCGTGGCCGGGATGTAATTGCGCTTCCGGATCTCGACCGGATCGAAACCGAGTTCGTGGCTCACGATGTCGATGATCCGTTCGGTCAACCACAGATGCTGCATCCGTGAGTAGCCGCGGTTCGCCGAACTCGGCGTCTTATTGGTGATGACTTGTCTCATGTCGACGCGGATGTTCCGCCACAGATAACATCCCGGAGTCACCTGGGTCCAGAGCACGGCACCTGTTGGCTCGTAGCGGGGGAAGGCGCCGACGTCGTCTATCGCCTTCGCCGAAAACCCCAGCAGGGTACCGTCTTTCGCCACAGCGACTTCGATGTCCTGGAACCAACGGTCGGCACCGTGTGCATTCGCGGTCTGCTGTTCGGTGCGCCACTCGGTCCACTTGACGGGACGGCCCAGCTTGCGGGCCAGTAGACAAGCCGCGGTCACATAGGTGTATCCGGTGAGTTTGTTTCCGAACCCGCCACCGATGTCGCCGGTGATCAGGTGCAACTTGGCGGCGGGAACCCTGAGCGCACCAGAGATCCAGGTGATCGACGGACCGGGACCGTGCAGGTTGCAGGTGACGGTGAACTCACCTGTGCCCGCGTCGAACTCCGCAACGGAGCCGGAGCATTCCAGCGGAGTCGAAGAGAACCTGTGGAAGTACAGTTCTGAGATCCGAAGTACATGATCGGCATCTCGCAGCGCCGCGTCGACATCGCCGTAGTCGAACAGGGCGGACAATACGACGTTGGTCCCGGCATCCTCGTGCACGATCGGCGCGTCGTTCTCGGTTGCCTTGCGGGCATCCATCAGCGGGTCAAGAGGCTCGTACTCTACTTCTACCAATTCAGCGGCATCACAGGCTATTTCGCGGGTGGCCGCCACGACCGCAGCGACGGGGTGCCCTGCCCAGCATGCCTTGTCCACGGCCAGGCAGTATTCGGTGATGGCGCTTGCATCGCCGGGTGCGACCTGCCAGTACGGATCGGTGAGGTCCGCTGCCTCGCGTCCGGTGAGGGTTCCATACACCCCGGGAAGTGCCTCGGCCTGCGACACATCCACCGAGACGATGCGTGCATGCGCGTACGGACTGCGGACGAAGTGCAGGTAGCCCATACCGTAACGCTTGACGTCATCGACGAACTTGCCTTGCCCTTTGAGGAGTCGTCGGTCTTCCTTGCGTTTGAGCCGTTGACCGGTCCAAGCTTCGGTTGCGGTGATTGCCGAGGAAGCCTCTGCGGTGTCGTGGAGGTCGCTACTCACTCGTTCGCTCCTTCCTGGCGGCCGCCTCGATGGCGTCGACGATGTTCCAATAGCCGGTGCAGCGGCAGATGTTGCCCTTCAGCGCACGCTTTATTTCGGTGCGTGTCGGGTTTGGATTGGAACGCAGCAGGTGGGTCGCGCTCATCAACATGCCCGGTGTGCAGTAGCCGCATTGGAGGGCGTGGTGGTCGGAGAACGCCTGTTGGAGAACGCTGAGGCCGTCGGTCGGTGACACGCCTTCGACCGTGGTGATCTCGGCGCCGTCGGCCTGGATGGCAAGAACCGAGCACGACTTCGTGGACTGGCCGTCGATGAGCACAGTGCATGCCCCGCATGTGCCGGTGTCGCACCCGACATGTGTTCCGACGAGATCGAGGTCGTCGCGGATGAGGTGCACAAGCAGTTTTCGGGCCTCCACCTCGCAGTGGTGTGCACGCCCGTTGATACGCAGGTCGATTGCCTTCGCGCGGGTGGGCTCGTTCATCTACAGGGCCTCCGTTTCACTCAGGGCTTGCTGCGCGGCGCGCAGGCCGAGGACACCGGCGAGGTGCCGTTTGTACTCGGTCGTGGCGTGCACGTCGGGGGGCGGAGAAATATTCGCATCGGCGATGGCAGCGCGGATCTCGTCCGGCTCTGCGGCGGCCGAAACCGCAACGGGCCGGGAGGCGACGCCTCCGAACGCGATCCGGACGCCGTCACCGATGCGGGTCGCCGCCGCATTCACGATGCCGGGGCCGTCGGCGCCGACCCGCAGCGCCGCCCATCCGTCGCTTCGACGGGGTGGTCTGGGCGGGATCACGATCTTGGTCAACAGTTCCCCGGGCCCCACCGCGGTCCAGAACGGCGCGATGAAGAATTCGTCGGCCGGGACTTGTCGCTCGCCGTCGGCGCCGACGACTGTCATCGACGCGCCGACGGCCAGCATGAGCGGCGGCAGGTTGTTGTTCACGTCGTTGTGACAGACGTTGCCGCCGACGGTGGCGCGGTTGCGTACCTGCACATCCGCGAGGGTGGCGGCCACGTGGCGCAGGATCGGGCGGTGCGCCCGCACCGTCTCGGAGGCGAGCATCTCTGTGAAGGTCACGCCGGCGCCTAGCTGGAGTGAACCGTCGTCACCCACGACGATTTGTTTGAGGTCGGCAAGGCTGCCGATGTCGACGAGCCTGTGGGGCGAAGCCACCCTGAGCTTCATCATGTTGATCAAGGTGGCTCCGCCCGCCAGGACTCGGGAATCCGGTGCCGAAAGCAGCTGGATCGCCTCGTCAACCGATGCAGCAACCGCGTATTCGAACGGTTTCAGCAACATCGCTTACTCCTTGTGGGTCGGCTCGAATGATGAGCGCGTAGGTCCCCGGGGAAGTCTGCCTCGCGGGAGGGGTCGACGGTGGCGAGTTAGGTGAGTGCGATCTTCTCGACGCGGTTGACCAGACGCCCGATTTCGGCGATCTCCACCTCTGTGACGTCGCCCGGTTCGAGGAACAGGGGTGGGTCGTGGGCAAAACCGACCCCGGACGGCGTGCCGGTGAGGATGACGTCGCCCGGTTCGAGGGTCATACCCAGCGAGAGTTGCGCGATGATCCGTTCGACGGGGTAGAACAGCGACCCCGTCGACGCCTCCTGGCGCACTTCCCCGTTGACGAGTGACCGCAGGGTCAAAGACCGTTCGTCAAGTGCGTCGGCGGTGACGATCACCGGCCCCAAGGGGCAGTACGTGTCCATGCCCTTACCCTTTTGCCACTGGCCGCCGTGGCGACGCTGGATGTCACGCGCGGTGATGTCGTTGGCCAGGGTGTATCCGAATACGTGATCCTTCGCGCATTCTTCAGAGATGGATCGGCCCCCTTTGCCGATGACGACCGCCAGTTCGCCCTCGTAGTCGAGCTTGGTCGTGACAGCCGCATCCCAGGCGATCGCATCGCCGGGGCCGATCACGCTGCCATTGGGCTTGGAGAAGAACGTCGCGAACTTGCGCTCGTCGGTCTCTTGGCCGGCGCGTTTGCCGATGCCCTCCTCATAGTGCTTTGGATAATTCCAGCCGACGCAATAGATGTGGCCTGGTCGTGGTATCGGGGCCAACAGTCGAACATCCGCGAGACGAGCGGTGCTCTCGTTGTTAGCGGCGGCCCGCTTGGCGTCGTCGAAGAGCGCGGGATCTGCGACGAGATCGAGGATCTCGTCGCAGATCGCGCTGAGGTCGATGACCTCGTCCCTCCGTACGGCGCCCGGCTTGGCTTGCCCGCCCGGCATTTGGAAGGTGGCAAGCTGCATATCAGCGGCCTGACTGGCCGATCGCGGCGATGGCCTCGATCTCGATCAGGAGTTCCTTGTCCACCAGCCGGGAAACCTCGAACATCGACGACGCCGGTAGCGGTGCGGAAAAGTAGCGCTTGCGCACCTCGTGGATGTCATCGAACTGCTCCATGTCCCGGATGAAGACCGTGAGCTTGACGATGTCGGCGAGACTGCCGCCGGCCTCCTCGAGGATGGACTTCATATTCTCGAGGATGGTTTCGGTCTGGACCTTGACGTCGCCGACGCCGACCACCTCGCCCGAAGGAGCGCGGGACGTCAGACCGCTGACAAACAGCAACTCTTTCGGATCAGTCACCTTGATGGCCTGGGAGAACACTCCCAACGGTGTGTTCAGCTTCTTGCTGTAGACCTCGGAAATGGACATGGTTACCTCGCATCTTCATCGTTGTCATACCAATCGGGACGTTGGGGGTAGTGCGGTCCGTCGTAGACCTCCAGAAAGACCGTGTCCTCCAGAGCCTCGGTCGGTCCGTGAAAGTTGCCGGCGGGATTCCAGTAGAAGGATCCGGTGGTCAGGACTTCACCGCTGTGTAGGTACTTGTAGCTGCCCGACAACACGAACATGAACTGGTTCGAGGCGTGGCAGTGGTTCTGCGGAATGCCACAGCCCTTCTCGATCTTGATCTGCGCGATCGAGGCGCCAGAGTCATCGTCGCGCCACAGCATACGTTCGGAAACACCGGGCAATGACTTTGCCCGCCAGGGCATTTCCTCTGCCCGCAAGATGAGTTCAGTGAGTTCAGGGCTGTTCAAAACAGGGCTTCCTCTCCAAGTTGACGGGCCACGACGTTGACCGTCTTGGCCAGGTGCTCGTGCAGTTCGCGTGACGCAACGCGAGGATTGCCGCGGATACACGCTTCCAAGATCCGCTCGTGTTCGAGTCGACGGTCCTTGACGGCGCCTCGGTGGGGCAGAGACAGCATTCGATAGCGTTCGCTGTTCGCCCACAGCGGTGTGATCAGGCGAATCAACCAGGCGGATCCGGCTGCTTCGTAGATCGAAAAGTGGAACGCCGTGTGCGCCTTGCGCGACTCCTCCAGCGCACCACGTGCGGCCGCGGCGCATTGCCGTTCCAAGTGCGCGAGCGCCACCTTCCCGTGTTCGGGCGTGAAACGATCGGCGGCCAGCTCGACAGCCAAGGTCTCGAGTCGGATCCGAGCCCGATACGTGTCCATCAGGTCTTGTACGGAGAACAGGCTCACCCGCGCCCCGCGCCTGGGCTGTTGCTCCACCAGGCCCAGGGATTCCAGCACCCGCAGCGCCTCCCGAACCGGCATCATGCTCATGCCCAATCGCTCCGCCAGCGGTGCAAGCCGAAGCGGGGCCCCGGGCTCAAGCGATCCCGAGACGATCAAATCTTGCAGCGCATTGACAGCCATATCAACGCGTGTCTGTGCAGTGCCCGTCGGCGATTCCTCGATGGCGACCACCGACGTCGTGCTTGCCGATGTCATTGCGATCTAAGGCCTCTCGTTCGTCGTTGCGCTCTGGTCCTGGGTTGGTGGTCCGTCCCACCGGCCTGAACAGTAACCCATAATTTGATCAAAGAAAAGCTCAAACCCGCGAAAAAGGTAGCAAAAAGCGAACTTTGTGATCAAACATGCTTGACGTGGCCGGAACCTGCGCTTTAGAGTCGACCCACCGATAGAAGAGGTGCCGATGGCCCGCGAGGGTGCAGATCTTGCAGATCTGACGGGACGCGTCTGCGAAGTCGATCTCCATGGCACCGACGATGCCCGAAGGGGCGGGCGCGATCCCGTTGAATGCAGAAAACCTGTTGGATACCAATACGTTTCGTTTGCAAAGGATGAACTATGAGGACGATCTCGATCATCGGTGCGGGTCACAGCGGCCTGCTTTTGGGGCTCGGCCTGCTTGAGCACGGGTACGACGTGACGATCGTTTCCGACCGCACGCCGGGCCAGGTTCGTCGCGGCTTCGTCCCCTCGTCGGCGGGGATCTCGCCGGACGCACAGGCTTTCGAGCGGGAGCTCGGAGTCAACTTCTGGGATGACGTGTTGGTCCCCTCAGACGGCGTGCACTTCGAAATGATCGTGCCAGGCGGGACCGTTGCGCTGTCGATCGACGGCCCGTGGAACCCCGAAAAAATCTCCTGGCAGGCAGTCGATCTGCGGCTCAAGTGCGCCCGGTGGGCCGAGGAGTTCCAGCGGCGCGGTGGCAACTTGGTGATACAGGACGCCAGGCTGGAGAACATCGAGGCGTACGCGAGCGCAAGCGACCTGACCATCGTCGCCGCGGGGAAGGGGGATATCAGCGGACTTTTCGAGCGTGATCAACAACGGTCGGTCTACACCGAGGCCCAGCGGCACCTGGCGATGGTCGTCGTTGACGGTCATCCCGCCTGGGCTGAGTCGGTTGGTTTCGAGTGCATGTACTTCGCTGCCCACGCGGGGGCGGGCGAGATATTCGGGACGCACTTTCTCAACACAACCGAGCGCGACTCGGTGTTCATGATCTTCGAGGCGGTGCCGGGTGGGCCGATCGATCGCTTCGACGATGCGACGGATCCAGAGGAAATCCTGAAGCGTTGCAAGGAGGTACTTCAAGATATCGCTCCGGACCAATACGCGCTGGCTCGCAACGCGCGACTGGCGGATCCGGCTAGCGCCATCCGCGGCCGAATCACCCCTGGAGTCCGCCGGCCCGTGGCTACGCTGCCATCGGGTGCGCAGGTGTTGGGACTCGGTGACGTGCTGAGCTTGAAGGACCCGGTCAGCGGTC
This region includes:
- a CDS encoding FAD binding domain-containing protein; this encodes MLLKPFEYAVAASVDEAIQLLSAPDSRVLAGGATLINMMKLRVASPHRLVDIGSLADLKQIVVGDDGSLQLGAGVTFTEMLASETVRAHRPILRHVAATLADVQVRNRATVGGNVCHNDVNNNLPPLMLAVGASMTVVGADGERQVPADEFFIAPFWTAVGPGELLTKIVIPPRPPRRSDGWAALRVGADGPGIVNAAATRIGDGVRIAFGGVASRPVAVSAAAEPDEIRAAIADANISPPPDVHATTEYKRHLAGVLGLRAAQQALSETEAL
- a CDS encoding (2Fe-2S)-binding protein; this translates as MNEPTRAKAIDLRINGRAHHCEVEARKLLVHLIRDDLDLVGTHVGCDTGTCGACTVLIDGQSTKSCSVLAIQADGAEITTVEGVSPTDGLSVLQQAFSDHHALQCGYCTPGMLMSATHLLRSNPNPTRTEIKRALKGNICRCTGYWNIVDAIEAAARKERTSE
- a CDS encoding styrene monooxygenase/indole monooxygenase family protein, producing MRTISIIGAGHSGLLLGLGLLEHGYDVTIVSDRTPGQVRRGFVPSSAGISPDAQAFERELGVNFWDDVLVPSDGVHFEMIVPGGTVALSIDGPWNPEKISWQAVDLRLKCARWAEEFQRRGGNLVIQDARLENIEAYASASDLTIVAAGKGDISGLFERDQQRSVYTEAQRHLAMVVVDGHPAWAESVGFECMYFAAHAGAGEIFGTHFLNTTERDSVFMIFEAVPGGPIDRFDDATDPEEILKRCKEVLQDIAPDQYALARNARLADPASAIRGRITPGVRRPVATLPSGAQVLGLGDVLSLKDPVSGQGSNSAAKGARHYLHRIVERDSRPFDAEWMSDVWETFWQDYEQYAYTFTNSLLDPPSQSQLALFTAAQERKDLAERIFGNFSHPPNAFPWFFDPVEAGRVIGGAATAPAVGVGD
- a CDS encoding cupin domain-containing protein, producing MNSPELTELILRAEEMPWRAKSLPGVSERMLWRDDDSGASIAQIKIEKGCGIPQNHCHASNQFMFVLSGSYKYLHSGEVLTTGSFYWNPAGNFHGPTEALEDTVFLEVYDGPHYPQRPDWYDNDEDAR
- a CDS encoding xanthine dehydrogenase family protein molybdopterin-binding subunit, producing the protein MSSDLHDTAEASSAITATEAWTGQRLKRKEDRRLLKGQGKFVDDVKRYGMGYLHFVRSPYAHARIVSVDVSQAEALPGVYGTLTGREAADLTDPYWQVAPGDASAITEYCLAVDKACWAGHPVAAVVAATREIACDAAELVEVEYEPLDPLMDARKATENDAPIVHEDAGTNVVLSALFDYGDVDAALRDADHVLRISELYFHRFSSTPLECSGSVAEFDAGTGEFTVTCNLHGPGPSITWISGALRVPAAKLHLITGDIGGGFGNKLTGYTYVTAACLLARKLGRPVKWTEWRTEQQTANAHGADRWFQDIEVAVAKDGTLLGFSAKAIDDVGAFPRYEPTGAVLWTQVTPGCYLWRNIRVDMRQVITNKTPSSANRGYSRMQHLWLTERIIDIVSHELGFDPVEIRKRNYIPATDFPYETPSGGIYDSGDYTQSLDIALELADYDRFRTQRGVRNNGKLLGIGIGSTLDSGTQNYAQVRLANPHIPVSGNNQVATIKLDLSGEVVLSLGSAPQGQGHETTAAQVAADILGVTPDDVIVHSGHDSRRNTHAGWSGTNASQFAVTGLGATKGAAEKLAAEIRLLAGAVLGAPAAEIVLAKGAALAPHGGSLTFFELASLVNVDNLDYPADLDVTLNCRYVYRPPFALPDVERKFGNLTLTYASQVHLAVIEIDPDTGAIEILRYVAVDDCGVRVNPMIVEGQVHGALAHGLGAALTESYEYDEHGQLLTSNFYQYHVPTALDMPDLHTGEVVTPSPFGPVGAKGMGEGGGAGLHTISAAVQDALRAAGIRAVVHESFNDPQRVWSLIHEPEASQRRVIVESR
- a CDS encoding RidA family protein, with protein sequence MSISEVYSKKLNTPLGVFSQAIKVTDPKELLFVSGLTSRAPSGEVVGVGDVKVQTETILENMKSILEEAGGSLADIVKLTVFIRDMEQFDDIHEVRKRYFSAPLPASSMFEVSRLVDKELLIEIEAIAAIGQSGR
- a CDS encoding GntR family transcriptional regulator, which produces MVAIEESPTGTAQTRVDMAVNALQDLIVSGSLEPGAPLRLAPLAERLGMSMMPVREALRVLESLGLVEQQPRRGARVSLFSVQDLMDTYRARIRLETLAVELAADRFTPEHGKVALAHLERQCAAAARGALEESRKAHTAFHFSIYEAAGSAWLIRLITPLWANSERYRMLSLPHRGAVKDRRLEHERILEACIRGNPRVASRELHEHLAKTVNVVARQLGEEALF
- a CDS encoding fumarylacetoacetate hydrolase family protein, with the translated sequence MQLATFQMPGGQAKPGAVRRDEVIDLSAICDEILDLVADPALFDDAKRAAANNESTARLADVRLLAPIPRPGHIYCVGWNYPKHYEEGIGKRAGQETDERKFATFFSKPNGSVIGPGDAIAWDAAVTTKLDYEGELAVVIGKGGRSISEECAKDHVFGYTLANDITARDIQRRHGGQWQKGKGMDTYCPLGPVIVTADALDERSLTLRSLVNGEVRQEASTGSLFYPVERIIAQLSLGMTLEPGDVILTGTPSGVGFAHDPPLFLEPGDVTEVEIAEIGRLVNRVEKIALT